A window of Elephas maximus indicus isolate mEleMax1 chromosome X, mEleMax1 primary haplotype, whole genome shotgun sequence genomic DNA:
TAAAGAAATATCCACACGAAGTTTTTACGTCTGAGGAACAAGACAAGCATGCTTCAGAGAGGCTAGATATGGAAATGTTATTTCATCCTTCTGTTGCCAGGCCATACAATACATCTGTTTACAAAGTCGTGCAGGAAGAAGAGGCACGCATACGTATTCCACCACCTAGTACCAATCACACAGAGGTAATGTTTACTGAAAAAAAGCAACAGCTAAATCAGTCTGTGGCTCCTGTAAAGGAGAGTTTTGaggataccaaaaagaaaaatatagccaCAGCTATGGAGATGAAATTGCAGCACAAGTGTACTATTGGGCCCAAGATCAATTCTGTGCAGGAAATCCTGGAAAGAACTGGAGTTTCAATCGAGATTTCACCCTCGGAGAACATGTCAGATCCTGAGACACTCCAAGGTGAGCCTGAAAGTTCAGGGAAGGCATTTACTAAAGTGTGTTCAAAGTCCAAGCGTTACACCGTTTCCTCAGTTTCTGCACCTTCCTGGATCCACAGATTTATCATTGGTAAAAAAGGTCAAAATATAGCCACAATAACTGAGAATAGGCCAAAAGTTTGTGTAGAATTTACTGGAGATGATAAAATTATCATAAAAGGACCTACAAAAGATGTGAATTATATTCGAGACAAAATTGAGGTCATAGTCAAAGACCTAATTGACAGGATGTATTATGAAGAGATTAATATTGACTACAAGGTTCACAAATATCTGATAGGGAAGAATGGTGTCACCATAAACCAGAttaaagagaagaataaagtttCTGTGCTAATCTCACCTGAAAATGCAAAGAATAACTTGATCAGAATTGAAGGGGAAGCTTGGGGTGTCCAACAGGCCAAGAGAGAACTTCTGGAGCTTGCTGCTCATGCGAAAAATGAGCAGAGCAAAGACTTAATTATCGAGCAAAGATTTCATCGCACAATCATTGGGCAGAAAGGTGAACGGATTCGTGATATCCGTAAGAAATTCCCAGAAGTTATGATTAATTTTCCTGATCTAGCACAAAAAAGTGACATTGTCCAACTCAGAGGGCCCAAGTATGAATTAGAACAGTGCACAGAATATTTGGAGAATGTGGTGACAGACCTTGTAGAAAACAACTATTCCATTACTATTCCCATATTCAAAAAGCTTCACAAGAATATAATCGGAAAAGGAGGTGCAAACATCAAAAAAATCTGTGCAGCAAGCAACACCAAAATTCAGCTTCCATCAGCAGGTAGCAACTCAGAGAATATTGTCATCACTGGGAAACGGGAAAACTGTGAAGTAGCTTATAACTGGATTCTTTCCATTCAGAAAGATACAGCCAATATTTCAGAAACAGAAATTTCTATTCCTTCTGATCTACATATAGCCCTTATAGATCCCAAAAGCTGTTTGATTGGTTCAATCGTGGAAGAATGTGGAGGGATCTGCATGCACTTTCCAAAAGACAACTCAGGTCTTCAAAGGGTCATCATTAAGGGCCCTGCCCAAAGTGTTGAGAAGGCTAAGAAAAAGCTGCTGCAActagcagaagaaaaagaaagcaagagttaTGCTGTGGTCCTCCAGGTCAAACCACAGTATCACAAATTTCTCATGAGTAAAAATGGTGGCAATGTTCCTAAAATCTGTGATGAGACTGGAGCACATATCGTCTTCCCACTCCCTGAGGATGAGAATCAAGAACTGATAACTATTACTGGAATAGAAGAGGCTGTTAAAGATGCACAAAAGGAACTAGAAGCTCTAATCCAAAACCTAGACAGTGTTGTAGAGGACAATATACTGATAAATCCCAAGTACCACCGTCACTTTATCATGAGAAGGGGCCAGGTTTTACGGGAGATAACCGAGGAGTGTGGTGGTGTGATTATTAATATTTCATGTTCaggaaaaaagaacaataaagtCACAATCAAAGGAGCAAAACCTTGCGTGGAAGCAGCCAAAAAACAGATCCAGGAAATTATTGGCGACTTTCATACCCAAGTCACAACAGAATGTGTTATTCCCCAGAAATTCCATCATTTTGTCCTGGGACCAATGTGTTCCCGAGTCCGACAAATCAGTAGGGATTATAATGTTCGAATCAAATTTCCAGACAGAGAGGAGAATGTAGTTACTAATACAGAGCCAGTTGTTCAGGAAGGTGAAGACAAAATTGGGAAAAGGAACACAAAGGAGGGTAATCCTATTTTTCCAAGGAAATGTGACACCATATATATATCAGGTCGAAAGGAAAAGTGTGAAGCAGCCATGGAAGCCCTTGTGGCTTTAATTCCTGTTACTGTTGAAGTAGATGTGCCCTTTGACCTTCACCGTTACATCATTGGTCAGAAAGGAAGTGGCATACGTAAGTTGATGGAGGAGTTTGAAGTTGATATACAAGTCTCAGCAGCTGAATTACAGTCCAGTAGTGTTTCCATCACTGGCCTTGCTGCAAATGTCAAACAAGCCAAAGCTAGATTAGAAGAACGAGTCGTAGCTTTACAAGCTGAAATACAAGATCGAGCATTAAGAAATTTTAAACTGAGCTTAACCGTAGACCCCAAATACCACCCCAAGATCATTGGTCAAAAGGGTTTAGTTATTGCTCAGATTTGCTTAGAACATGAAGTTACCATCCATTTTCCAAGTAAAGAGAGCAATGAAACACAAGACCAAATCATTATCACTGGATATGAGAAAAATACCATTGCTGCCCGCGATGCAATAATGAAaatggtgcataagtttgaaaaAACAATAACTAGGAAAACCCCACTAAACCACCGTGTTCATGGCCAAATTATTGGGTTCCGTGGGAAGGCCATTAATAAAATCATGAATCAATTCCAAGTAGATATCCGTTTCCCTCCCAGGGAGGCCCCAGATCCAAACTTTGTCACTGTGACTGGAGTTCGTGATAAAGTCACAAAAGCAATTGATCATATCCTTAGTCTTGAGGAACATTATCTGGCTACTGCCATAAAGCATGAGTCTCAGCAAGAGCATATGAAGGGGGTCTCTCTGTGTAACGTATCCAGTGCTGTATTCAAGAGTTTTGCAGCAAAAGATGCTCCCTGTACTGCAAGCACCAGTCAAAAGATTCCTGATATGAGCAGTTCGGAAGATTTTCCCAGTTTGGGGGATCAGGTGGCTCCTAAGACTCTcccttagagatacaaacaacaatgataaaaacaaaattttttaaaataaaaaaacaaattcttCCTGACAGCTGACTTGAAAATGCCATTAAAGAACTCTTCCTAAATTGACCCAGCTGTTGAATAATATACACATTTCTTAGAACATTTGCCTCCAACACATTCCTGCTTGTATATTCCAAAATATGTCTCAGTGAGAGGGAAGTGCTCAATCCTGTGTGCATACAGTAATTACCAATTTAGTGTCTTAATTTCAGCACAGGACCTGTTCTTGACATGTCTTTTAGACAGACTCTCCATTATTTCAAATGCAGtccattaaaatattaaataccaCTTCCTAAATTACATGGCCTGTTTAATGTGTCATTATTCACTTAACTTTCATTCTGCCATCTAAACTGTGGCAAGGAGATTACATCTGTGTCATCACCCCAAGGCATAAATCTCCTTAACTTCAAAAAGGCTAAAACTGATTGTACTCATTTTACTTCcttctaaacttttttttgtatTACTCCCAATCTTCTCTTTAGTAGAGTACAGCCAGATTTCTGCCAAAAGCCAAAATGCTCACCTAGCATGGCTTGtacaatagagaaaaataaaatttggacATTGTGTTTGGATGCTGGAAGTGGTGTTAGATATCAGAAGTAGCATAGCAGTCATGTTAGGGGGAACAAGAATGGCAGAATTACTCAGAATGGCTTACTCGTATTATGGTCATAACTGTTATTTGGGGGCTTGAGATTTCCACTGTTTTTACATCCCCAGAGACACACTTCAAAGGCCTCTTTGAGGAAAAATGACCAACTCAAGAAGAGACCGTTTTTAGCTCCTACTTTCCAGTGATCCCTTAGGTCTGGTAAAACCTTGAGATGTTATTTTAGTGGATGCTGTGGGCACCAATCGTATCCTCCTACAAGACTGAAGCACTCGCTACTCAATCTGCTGTAGGTGCTAGCAGCTGATGCCTAACATCTATATTAACCGCACATCCAGCGTTCATCTGAAGAAAGGCACCTTGCCCAAGGTAATGCCCCCTTCTCAGGGGCAGCCTTGATTCAATGACTGGTCAATATGGGGTCATACATGCCCAGCTCCCTTTCCACAATTCAAGAAAACTCCACCCCAGATCTAGAGCTCACCATGAGCTCAGCTGAATCCTTTGTTGTGACTGCATcaaagttaaacatctttctctgCCCAGTTCTTTTTCCTTCATTCCCCTATAGGTGTTTATCCTAAGATCGCTTCCCAGTTAACTTCCTAAATACAAATCCTCTGTCTCAGAGTCTAGGGCAGCTGTAGTTATTATGATGAATAATTATGATCTGAGAAATATGCTTGTAAGGGATATGGAGGTTTATCAAGAGAGGGAAAATGGAGACAGACCCTTATTATCAATGATTATGGCCAAATAAGTAGAGACTCACTTTCTTTTGAATAATCTCGGGCTCGCTATGCCTGCATATTGCTTGTctaaaacaacataaaaaaaatgccTGTGCCACTCAACATTTAATCTctctcaatttctttcttttcttttttttttttttactatagcaTTTGGGATTAGGTGTTCTGCATGTCAGTGTGTGAATTCTGACACCATCACTTCAGCATGCCAGGTTGCTCTTCTTATAAGGCGGGCCTGGATAGCAGTTTGTGGAGGAGGTAGTGCATATACACACTTAGGTTAGGGTATATGCATTTTCATTTTAAGCATTGCCAAATTGTTCATTTCCACTAAGAGAGTATGAGTCCCTGGTgatccacatcttcaccaaccaCTGGTGTTAATACAATGGGCCAGTGGACATTATTTTTAGGGTAGTACTGATTttactggagccttggtggctcggtggttaagagctcaggctactgactgaaagttcagtggtttgaatctaccagccgctccttggaaaccctccggggcagttctgttttgtcctgtaggatcactatgagtcagaaccaactgggacaggatggcaacgtgtttggttttttttgtttgtttttggtattgatTTTATAGCACTGAGCTATAAATGATTATAAGCACAGTGCCTAGCCTTTTGTTCTTTTAGCCCACtaagcttaaccattatgctttTGTCCTTTTAGCCCACTAAACTTAACCATTATGGTTTTGTCCTTTTAGCCCAGtaagcttaaccattatgcttaTCATAACCATTATGATAACCATTATGGTTATCCAACCTTGTGAGAGGTTACCAGCAGCATACCAGATATTTCTGTTCGACCTTCATGTGCACCACTCTCCAGTATCAACCATTGCTCCCTGGAACCACTGTAGGGCAATTTAGATTTGCCACCGTAAGACGCTGAAGTGGTTCAGATCAATGCAATAATTAAATTTACTCTAAGgctaaataaataatttcttctgcattttatttcaaattttgtcTAGCCATGCTATACAATAAAGCTATCAGAATATCTGCAATGagattcaataaaatattaaagatattttaataaattgtaTTAATGACAATACCAAAAACAGCAAGAACAAAATAACATTATAGAGATAAacacaaatttgaaaataaacCTTCTCACATTataaagtttccaaagaaaagtaaaacTTCAAAGATTAAATATGCTTGAAAGTTAAATCCCATAATGGTTTAAAGTCTAAAGGAATTAAAGTTCAAACCAAAGTCTCTTGCCTTTGTAAGTTAAAAGCCTaaaagtcctaaaaaaaaaaaagtctaaagttCTGTTACTTCTTAAAGAATGAAAAACACTATCCCCATTTTCTTATTCTGTTCAGTTTTTAATGAATAGTATTTCAATGTGCCTGGGTATAAGTAGACTTCCTTCAGATTCTGGAGACTGGGCCATCTCACAATGGAATAATTTTAGTTTATTCCAGGCCTAAAACATTGTATTAAGTCAATAACAATTAACTTCATTTTAAAGAGTCTATTACAATAAGTAACAGCTTCAGCAAAAAGTAAAAATCTACAAAGTAGAGCTTTATATCAAAAATGTGAGAAAGCACAAATATGCAAAATTTAAAATGACAGGAGTAGGGATCATTAAAACagtagaaatttaaaaagaaaataataaatcacATTGAAAAACACTGCAAgtaatttgaaaattaaaatgctACAATGATGgcaatatttttcatcaacagCAGTTCACCCAGTGAGTGTTGATACTTTGGTTCTGAGTGAagctgagaaataaaaataaaataagatggaTAATTTCTAGAAAATTAGAACTTACCAAATTTGACCCAAGTAGAAACAAAACttgtgattatgaagatggcacagggcagggagatattttgtttgttgtacatagggtcaccatgagtcagagcctgctcaaaggtaactaacaacaatagacAAAACATTTCAATAGACCAAATCATcataagagaaagaaaatcatTTAAGAGATTGAGATGAGATGCTTTCAAAGGGTTAATTTTATGGGACCTCTAAAGAGCAGATAACCCCAATCTTATTTtaactatttcagagcacagaatgAGGGAAAACTGCAAATCTTCTATATAGTGAGTATGACTTTAATGTAAAATCTTGACAAAGATTGCATGAAGAAGCTGCAGACCAATTTCACTTGAGTATTAATGCAAAAATTTGAAATGAAATATTAGCAAATTCCAATagtattttataaaatacatcTTGACTGAATGGGGTGTGTATTCCAAGAATGTAAGGGTGCTTCAATGTTAGGAAAACTactatgtaatccatcatattagTAGTGATAggggataaggaaaaaaaaaaatctatagattCAGTTAAGTCATTTTACAAATTCAACACTTATTCATGTAAAGAAtacttaataaaatataaatataaattgatTACTTCTCTAACATGGCACCTATACACGTATATGAACAGCCTTATCTTCCTGAATGGTGATTTTACACTGGAATCTTTCCCATTAAaattaggaattaaaaaaaaaaatgacactgatttttaaaattaccttgtaTTGGGAATATTTGCCAAAATGATTAGAAAAAAAGATGCAATTTGTGGCATAAAAATTGAAAGATGCTCAAGTATCTCCGTTGATAGTTGATATTCTATATACGAAAAcgcagaaaattaaatggaaaatctATTGTACACAATAAAAGAATTTTCCAGACTAGCAGTTTATAACATAAACCTACAAAAGTCTATAGCTTCTTACACCGCCCAGCCACCTATGCCAGTGatgcccccaccctccacccagcCGCCTACACCGGGGGCCTGCAGACTGGTGGTGCACCCTTTACCATCTCATGCTGTAGTAGACATGGGTGTTCCCTCCAAGCCAGCACCCATAGACTGGCTGTATACCCCTTGCCTTGCCCTCTGCATGACCCCACCTGCAACCAGAGGCTCCTGCTTGCTCCAACCACTCCCATGTAGTCCTGCCTGCCTGAGGCCATTGGTGCAAGTTTATGTGCCACCCACCTGGTGACTGATGACCTATACACCCTCACCCCCCAACCACCCAGTAACTGAAAGTGCACCAAAACACCACCCAACATAGTGACCAGTGAGAATGTCCCTGCACCCATGCCTAGGTGACCAGCCAGACACATCACCTCACCAGCAACACTACATACATCCTGACTGGCACCAGCTACACCCCTACCAAGTGATGAGCAAGAGCCCCTAGTGCCCTCCTCTAATGTTTGCCTGGCTGCAACAGCACACATTCCATACCCAAACAGTTCCTGCAAGCCATTTGCATTTGCACTGAAATCCTTTGATACCTCACCACCTACTGAAACAACAACTAGTCCATGTATAGTGAACATACACTGCCTGTTTGGACAGCACTTCCTCACAGCAGATATGAAGAAGTCCTTCCCTGACCTCCAAAGAACACCATAACTACTACTAGCAACAAACTTAATGCCTCAGAGATGGaaacaataacaaatcatatgaagaaacaggataagatggtTCAAACAAGTGGGCAAGATAAAGGGGCAGAAAACCTTCccgaggaagaaatggtaatggaactacctgacaaggaatGGCAcactggttaggagctatggtgagctgtggctgctaaccaaaaagtggcagttcgaatccaccagcctctccttggaaaccctgtgaggcagttctactttgtcctatagggttgctattagtcagaattgatggcaatgggttttttgttttgttttgttttaaataggaTCCcccaagagatcaaggaaaaacagacaaatccagggaaaacacagacaaaactctaaaattcaggaaaacaatacaagaaaaaattgacaattagaaaccatacaaaaaacagcaactagaaatccagaagattaacaacaacaacaaaaattagatAATTCAGTGGAAGgacataggagtagaattgaatcaatggaagaaagagtTAAGTAGAGGACAAAacccttgatactaatttgtttgaagaacattcagaaaaaagactgaagaaaacctaagagttatgtgagacactgtcaagaggaataatttatgcatgattggaattccagaacaggaggagacaaaaagaaaaaaaaaaaaacagaattttttaaggAATTTCAGCAAACTTCCCTattatcatgaaagacgaaaaggtttctatccaagaagttcaatgaacctCGTACAGGATAGAACTCGAAATACAATCGCCAAGACATATCATAGTCAAACTTCCCCAAACCAAAggcagaattctgaaagcagcttgGGGAACACAAAATATCGCTTACAAAGGGgcacaaataaaaataatctctGACTTcttggaagaaaccatgcagacaagaaggaaatgggatgacagatataaaaccctgaaagaaaagacctgccaaccaagaatcacttATCCAGCAAAATCATCTCTCAAATACAACAGTGAAAATAGGATATTccctgataaacagaaaataagggaatttgtaaaaaccagaccaaccttacaagaaatattaaagagccTTTTGAACGGAgtatcaaggacatcagacaacaacctaatATTAAGACAtatgacagcatcacccagatagCAACCCAAATAAAGAACTCTcgaaagcaaaataaagctacaaaactgaaaacagggaaccagaggagTCAATTTGCAATTGACaccttcaaaaaacaaaaaaggagtaaatggtgtagttatagaacttccaaatggagaggaagtcaaagcaatagaaagaaatgacagactgttttaaacttagaaagataaaggtaaatttcagagtaaccacaaagaaagttaataaacctactcaccaagatgaaaaagaagaaaatcatgaagactcagtaaacataaaatcaacaatgaaggaaaagaagagaaatccataaacaaaaagaactcaacacAGTAATAAGCAGAGcacagaaactgtcaacagcacacacaaaaaaaccctaagaaaatgacagcaataaattcatacctatcaataatcacagtgaatgtaaatgtacATGTAAATGTACCAATCAAGAGACagagtgaaagaatggattaaaaagaaaatgatccatcaatatgttgcctacaggagacacaccttagacacaaagacatagtttaagactcaaagaatggaaaaaaaaaataccaagcaaacggtaaccaaaaaaagagcaggagtggcaatattaatctctgataaaatagactttaagtcaaagtcCATcacaagagacaaggaagggcattatataatgattaaagggccaatccaccaagaggacataaccataataaatacccaatgacagagcttcaaaatacataaaacacactttaacagtattgaaaagaaaaatagctccacaataatagtggaagactttaacacatcacttgagatggaaaaacttgggaaaaaaatcaaagatctgAAGAACTAAATAACACAATTAACAAACTTGACctaatagacatatacagaactatcgacccaacagcagcacagtgcatattcttctccagtgcacatggatcattctccagaatagaccaggTTTTAGGCTACAAAACAAGCCTTAATAAATTCAGAAAACAtccaaataatacaaagtatcttctctgatcacaacactataaaacttgaaatcaataacaggaagaacaaggaaaaaaaatcaaatacatggaaacttaataaaaccttgcttaaaaatcactggataATAGAAcatattaaaattgaaaaaaaaattcctaggattaaatgacaatgaaaacacaatataccaaaacctttgggaacagcaaaagcagtgctcagaggggaaTTCATAGCAGGAGAATTTATAGCAatgaacacacacatcaaaaaagaagaaagggccaaaataaataGCTTAACCTTACAactaaaacaaatataaaaagagcaaCACAAAAGgaccacagtcaccagaagaaaggaaaataataaaggtcagagcagaaataaatggacagaaaacagaaaaacaatagaatcaacaagactagaagttggtgttttgagaggatcaataacaTTGATAAACTACAGGCCAAagtgacaaaggaaaagaatgagaagatgcaaataaccaaaaaaatgaGATGAGTGACATTACAgtagaaccaactgagataaaaaaggatcataacagattatgaaaaattgtactccaacaaatttgaaaacctagaagaaatggacaaatttatagaaacacactgcctacccaaactaacacaaagtgaggtagaaaatttgaacagacccataacaaaattaattgaagaggttaaaaaaaaaaaaccctccaacaAAAAAATAGCCTTGGCCCAGATTGGGTTACCAGAGAATTCtgtcaaacattcagagaaaagttcacaccaattctacacaaactatcccagaacataggaaaggaaagaatacttcctaattcattctatgaagccaacataacccctacaccaaaaccaggaaaagacaccaccaaaaaagaaaattacagaccaatatccctcatgaatatagactcaaaaattctcaacaaaattatagccaatagaatttaatagcatatcaaaaaaataatgcatcatGACTCggtgggatttatactaggtatgcaaagataaaaaaaaatttttttatgcaaagatggttcaacattagaaaatcagtcagcgtaatccatcacataaaggaaaagaatcacatgatcatttcaatcaatgtggaaaaggcatttgataaaatccaacactgtTTCCTGACaaaaacgctcagcaaaataggaagagggGAAATGCTtttacataataaagggcatttatacaaagccaacagccaatatcatcctaaatggagagaatctgaaagcattccccttgagaacaggaaccagacaagaaatgccccttatcatcactcttattcaatattgcactggaagtcctagctagagcaataagacaggaaaaggaaataaagggcatccaaattggtaaggaagaagtaaaactatccctatttgtagatgatatgatcctacacatagaaaatcccagacattccacaagaaaattactggaactaataagcaGGATTCAGCGAAGTGGCAGAgtgcaagatcaacatacaaaaatcagttggattcctctacactaacaaagagaactccaaaagggaaaacaataccatttacaatagttccccaaaagataaaatacttacgaataaatataactggggacataaaagacttaatcaaagaaaactacaaaacagtactacaagaaaccaaaagagacctacataaatgaaaaacataccatgctaatggataggaagacttaacattgtgaaaatgtcaatactacccaaagcgatctatagatgtaACGTaaccctgatccaaatcccaacaacattctttaatgaaatggaaaaacaaatctccaactttatgtggaaaagagagaggccccagataaataaagcattattgaagaagaagaacaaagtcagaggactcacacttctcaatctcagaacctactatacagccacggtagtaaaaacagcctggtactggtacaacgacaga
This region includes:
- the LOC126069144 gene encoding vigilin-like, with translation MNSEENSTEESIAKHQSKYIQKENYVTALNSEEVLGTPIYTDKAPQLLDKTNSLENPQEPAGSSSSNIQPSNSTSVVSQIVYVPLEERKYLNQFGEGRQAKFFIDIMHRTGANLEELTFIKDQGLYIIVSGKPETVKKAQKEIFAWFHEQDSTAVSAFKEQCCTVIGKTGEKLQNLEENTATNIQILCPDNYQNRIKIAGTKEGIKKYPHEVFTSEEQDKHASERLDMEMLFHPSVARPYNTSVYKVVQEEEARIRIPPPSTNHTEVMFTEKKQQLNQSVAPVKESFEDTKKKNIATAMEMKLQHKCTIGPKINSVQEILERTGVSIEISPSENMSDPETLQGEPESSGKAFTKVCSKSKRYTVSSVSAPSWIHRFIIGKKGQNIATITENRPKVCVEFTGDDKIIIKGPTKDVNYIRDKIEVIVKDLIDRMYYEEINIDYKVHKYLIGKNGVTINQIKEKNKVSVLISPENAKNNLIRIEGEAWGVQQAKRELLELAAHAKNEQSKDLIIEQRFHRTIIGQKGERIRDIRKKFPEVMINFPDLAQKSDIVQLRGPKYELEQCTEYLENVVTDLVENNYSITIPIFKKLHKNIIGKGGANIKKICAASNTKIQLPSAGSNSENIVITGKRENCEVAYNWILSIQKDTANISETEISIPSDLHIALIDPKSCLIGSIVEECGGICMHFPKDNSGLQRVIIKGPAQSVEKAKKKLLQLAEEKESKSYAVVLQVKPQYHKFLMSKNGGNVPKICDETGAHIVFPLPEDENQELITITGIEEAVKDAQKELEALIQNLDSVVEDNILINPKYHRHFIMRRGQVLREITEECGGVIINISCSGKKNNKVTIKGAKPCVEAAKKQIQEIIGDFHTQVTTECVIPQKFHHFVLGPMCSRVRQISRDYNVRIKFPDREENVVTNTEPVVQEGEDKIGKRNTKEGNPIFPRKCDTIYISGRKEKCEAAMEALVALIPVTVEVDVPFDLHRYIIGQKGSGIRKLMEEFEVDIQVSAAELQSSSVSITGLAANVKQAKARLEERVVALQAEIQDRALRNFKLSLTVDPKYHPKIIGQKGLVIAQICLEHEVTIHFPSKESNETQDQIIITGYEKNTIAARDAIMKMVHKFEKTITRKTPLNHRVHGQIIGFRGKAINKIMNQFQVDIRFPPREAPDPNFVTVTGVRDKVTKAIDHILSLEEHYLATAIKHESQQEHMKGVSLCNVSSAVFKSFAAKDAPCTASTSQKIPDMSSSEDFPSLGDQVAPKTLP